A region of the Betaproteobacteria bacterium genome:
TCAGCAGGCGCAGTGGAACGTGCAGATGATCACCGGCATCGTCGACCACGGCCTGGGGCTGCAGGAAGCGGTCGATGCGCCGCGCTGGTACAGCTTTCCCGGCACCGATCCGGCCAACCTGGACCGCGAGCCGGTCCTGCGCATCGACCAGCGGATTCCCGAATCGGTGCGGGAGCGGCTTGCCGGCTACGGTCACCGCATCGAAGGGCTGGCGCCGTGGGCGGGCGGCGGCGCGGTGCAGATCATCGAGCTCGACCGCGCCCGCGGTGTGCTGCGCGGGGCGAGCGATTCGCGTCCGGGCGGCATGGCGCTCGGCTTCTGAGCGCACGCGAACGCGGCAGCTGAAGGTCGGATTGCGGACGAGGGGCCATTCGATGGACAAGGAAACCCGCGGACTGATGCTCAACATGGCAACGGTCGATCCCGCGCACGAGGACGAGTTCAACCGCTGGTACCACGACGAGCACATCCCGGACGTGCGTGAGCGCTTCCCGCAGATCACGCGCGTGCGTCGCTACCGCGCCACCGACGGGCAGGAACCGCGCTACCTGGTCGTGTACGAATACGACGTCTCGGACGAGGACGAGTTGAACCGCCTCATCAGCGCCGACCATCCCATGCGCAAGGAATTGTGGCGCCTGTACGACGAGGCGGTCGGTTCCTTCGCGCAGCGCACCCGGCGCGCGTTCTGGCAGGTGTATCCCTGAAGCAGCCTACTCGCCCGGCGCTTTGACGCCAGCCAGCCGCTCGATCAGCGTGAAAATCACGCTGGTGTCCTTCTCCCCCAGCCCGGCCGCAAGGGCGGCCTGCTGATAGCGCTGAGCGACGTTGCCGAAGCTCACCGGCACGTGCAAATCCCGGGCGATCGAGTTGAACGTGTCCAGGTCCTTGTTCATGAGCTGGACCTTGAAGCCGGGCTCGAAGTTACGCGGGATGAGCGCGCGGTGCACGCGCGCCAGCGCGTTGCTGTTGCCGCTGCTGTCCTTGATGATCGCGTGCATCGTTTCGAGATCAAGCCCCGACTTGATCCCGACCATCATGCCTTCCATCATGGTGAGCGCATTCACCGACGACATCATGTTGTTGATCGCCTTCACGGTGTTGCCGGCGCCGACGGGGCCGACCCGATAGATGTTCGGCCCGATCGTGCGCAGGATCGGGCGCACCCGTTCGAGCACCGCTTCGTCGCCGCCGGTCATGATCGCCAGCGTCGCTGCGCGCGCGCCGGTGACGCCGCCGCTCACCGGCGCTTCCAGGAACTGAACGCCGCGGGCCTTGGCCAGCGGCTCGAGCTTGCGCGGCGTCGAAGGCAACACGCTGCTCATGTCCACCAGCACGTTGCCCGGTTTGGCGCATTCGATCAGCCCGCCGGCGCCGAGGTACAGGTCCTCGACTTCGGGCGAGCCGGGCAGGCAGGTGAGCAGAACCTCCGCTTTCTCGGCCACCTGTTGCGGCGACGAACCCGCGCTCGCTCCGGCCGCGACCAGGTTCTTCATCGCCGCCGGATTCTTGTCGAACACCGTGAGCGTGAAGCCATTCTTCAACACGTTGCCGGCCATGGGGTTGCCCATGTTGCCCAGGCCGATGAATCCCACCGAAGCCGTCATGATTCTCCTCCCGTGGATGCGGTGCGCGCGCCGCGAATCGTGAACGATACCCGGACCGCGTGCGCTCGAATCCGAGAATACACCACCCCGTCCGCGACAACGTCGCGTCCAGC
Encoded here:
- a CDS encoding NAD-binding protein, whose translation is MPSSRLEDPRPRGGREVTITSLERRGKPVAPLLRRRGWTRRCRGRGGVFSDSSARGPGIVHDSRRAHRIHGRRIMTASVGFIGLGNMGNPMAGNVLKNGFTLTVFDKNPAAMKNLVAAGASAGSSPQQVAEKAEVLLTCLPGSPEVEDLYLGAGGLIECAKPGNVLVDMSSVLPSTPRKLEPLAKARGVQFLEAPVSGGVTGARAATLAIMTGGDEAVLERVRPILRTIGPNIYRVGPVGAGNTVKAINNMMSSVNALTMMEGMMVGIKSGLDLETMHAIIKDSSGNSNALARVHRALIPRNFEPGFKVQLMNKDLDTFNSIARDLHVPVSFGNVAQRYQQAALAAGLGEKDTSVIFTLIERLAGVKAPGE